Proteins from one Impatiens glandulifera chromosome 2, dImpGla2.1, whole genome shotgun sequence genomic window:
- the LOC124924643 gene encoding F-box only protein 6-like, with protein sequence MAPSKSSFFLREVGYLPLAYIGGIICFVNIHHTRFFVGYPLTQTFKELPELPASSSMHWSQIAVGMWMNGKSTIEGYKILFLGCNGKYIIFDPIKNIWYKSKVIPTSIRLPLIMNLRSQAISVDGFLYFMSSYPNGMICYNMLSGIWNHFLVPILHAIISGRILVECGGRIMFVCVMIKSHVSICIWEFK encoded by the coding sequence ATGGCACCATCAAAAAGTTCATTCTTTCTTAGAGAAGTTGGTTATCTACCTCTAGCTTATATTGGtggaattatttgttttgtcaATATTCATCATACACGTTTTTTCGTGGGTTACCCGCTTACTCAAACATTCAAGGAGCTTCCAGAGCTTCCAGCTTCTTCAAGCATGCATTGGTCTCAAATAGCCGTTGGAATGTGGATGAATGGAAAATCCACAATCGAGGGTTATAAGATCCTCTTCTTAGGTTGCAATGGCAAGTACATAATTTTTGACCCCATCAAGAATATATGGTATAAATCAAAAGTTATTCCAACGAGCATAAGGTTGCCGTTGATTATGAACTTGCGCTCGCAGGCTATCTCCGTGGATGGTTTTCTTTACTTTATGTCTTCATATCCAAACGGTATGATCTGCTACAATATGTTGTCTGGAATTTGGAATCATTTCTTAGTCCCGATTCTGCATGCTATAATTTCTGGCCGAATTCTAGTGGAATGTGGGGGACGAATCATGTTCGTTTGTGTGATGATAAAATCGCATGTTTCTATTTGCATTTGGGAGTTTAAATAA